Below is a genomic region from Miscanthus floridulus cultivar M001 chromosome 1, ASM1932011v1, whole genome shotgun sequence.
ACAGGATATTCTCCCAATCTGGAATCGATGTGAGGATAGTTTAGCCATATATAAAGCCTACGAACATGTATAAATACGCCCCCGGGGTCATCGTAAAGGATGATGATGAGTATTGAAACCAGCTACCCATTCAATCACTTTGACATTCCCGTCTCGACATACTTTTGCTCTCGCCTTGTCACCTTTCGCGGGCCCACGAGTAGCCTACCATATACCTAGTCTTTGAAAGTTATAAGGCCTAGAACAACACAGTCAGTCTAttcacttgttggtttcagtcaagacttatcagtcagtcaacagtgtttttctctcacaataaatcagcaccagcaACTAGCGAACAGGCTAAATGAATCATAAATTCTTCAATCACTCAATCAGctgacagcctgttcgtttcgtcgtaaatgatcgtgaattatttactactggctggtttgatatgagaaaaaaatattattctaacttATAATCCACGGTCTTATTAGAGACGGAGAATATCACCTATACGAGCACCGGTGGACCCATCTGGCAAACACGCTGCTGATCCAGCCCCGCTCGGCTGTAACGCCCACACCCACCACTCCATCAGGCAGGCTGCAGGCACGCACCAGCCAGCCAGCGCCCGCCCACCACCGAGAAAACACCGCACCACCCGCCCGCCCTCCCGGCCGATATCACACGACCGCCCGATCCGGCCGGAGTCTCTCCCTTTTACCCCTCCCGCGCCTCCGCGCTGACGCCCGCCGCGGCGTCCGCTCCCCGAGTCCAACCCCAATTCTGCCGGGGCAGCGGCTCTCCGAATCCCCAATTTTTTTCCCTGCCCCAAAGGCCGCGGGGATGAACCGGATCCCGTCCGTCTCGCTGCGGGGCGGGGCGGACGAGGACGCCGCGGCGCTGTCGCGGTGGGTGCGGGCCTTCTGCGTCATCCGGTTCGACCTGGAGCGCGGGCAGCTGGTGGAGGCCTGCTTCCCGCCCGACGCGCTGATGGCGCCCGGCGGCGGCCTCGACCGCCTCGTCGCCTTCTCCTCCTTCCCGGACTCCATGTCCCACCACCTCCCACGCCACCGCTCCTCCGTCCACGACTCGCTCTTCTCCTTCCGCGTCCCGGACCCGTCCTCCCCGCGCCGCGCTTTCCTCTACGGCTTCGTCTTTAACCGCCAGCGCCAGGACGAGCGCCTCCCCCGCGGCGGCGAGCAGAAGTCCGTAGTCATCCTCTCCCACGCTCCCTACTCCTCGCTTTTCCGCTTGCTGCTGCAGATCCTCGGCCCGCTCTGCTTCGACGTCGGCCCCTCCGCGCTGGCCATGGTGGCGTCGCACGTCGCCGCGTGGCCCGCGCCTGCGCCAGGGCGCCCAATGGAGCTTCCAATTGGCAGTGCCGCGCTGCGCGTGCACCTCCCGCCTGCGGCTGACGACCCTGGTCCGCCGCCTGCGCTGCTGCCCGCCAACCCCTCGGTGCCGTACGGACTCTTCCATGATGCCGACCTGTTTGCCGCGTTCCGTGGATTACTCCTCCACCTATGGACGCTCTGGGAGCTCATGGTGGTTGGCGAGCCCGTGCTGGTTGTTGCGCCGTCCCCAGCTCAGTGCTCGGAGGCTGTGGCTGGGCTTGTTAGCCTTGTTGCTCCACTTTTGTACAGTGTAGACTTCAGGCCGTACTTCACCATCCATGATCCAGATTTTGCTCGCCTGAATGCGCTTGCAGAAGGTGAGGTGTTCCCGCCGATGGTACTTGGAGTGACCAACTTGTTTTTCTTGAAGAGTCTTAAGAGCATTCCCAATGTTGTATCGGTGGGAAGCCCAAACCCAAATTCAACAAGGGTGCTACCAGTGGGTGGCCAATTGCCAGGAAATGGAATGAATGGGACACCTGGGAAGCTCAAGCTTGAGAAACTTGCAATCAATAAGTTCTCTCCAACTAGCCTATTGAATTCCATCAAATTGAGAAGAGAAGGCCCTCTTTCTCTCATGACAGAGCACAAAGAAGCATTATGGAGCACGTATTCGCCAACCACAAAGCCCGATACTTCTGTTCTAAATAGGCTCATTGACGCTGGTGTGTCACCAAGGATTGAGGAGTCCATGTCAGTAGTCAACAATGAGATATTGCGGCGGCACTTCTTGGAGCTGACGACCAACTTCCTTGCACCTTTTGGGCCGTATCTGAGAACTACAACACCATCAGAAGGGAGTTCACCTTTTGTTGACCCACCATTGCTACCACCATTTCACGCAGATGAGTTTGTCAATGGTTTGGCTGCTAGAGGTCCAGGGAAATTTTTGTCCAAAAGGATGAGGTCCAATTGGTTGGACCTATACAGGTAAGCTATAATTGT
It encodes:
- the LOC136502609 gene encoding uncharacterized protein; the encoded protein is MNRIPSVSLRGGADEDAAALSRWVRAFCVIRFDLERGQLVEACFPPDALMAPGGGLDRLVAFSSFPDSMSHHLPRHRSSVHDSLFSFRVPDPSSPRRAFLYGFVFNRQRQDERLPRGGEQKSVVILSHAPYSSLFRLLLQILGPLCFDVGPSALAMVASHVAAWPAPAPGRPMELPIGSAALRVHLPPAADDPGPPPALLPANPSVPYGLFHDADLFAAFRGLLLHLWTLWELMVVGEPVLVVAPSPAQCSEAVAGLVSLVAPLLYSVDFRPYFTIHDPDFARLNALAEGEVFPPMVLGVTNLFFLKSLKSIPNVVSVGSPNPNSTRVLPVGGQLPGNGMNGTPGKLKLEKLAINKFSPTSLLNSIKLRREGPLSLMTEHKEALWSTYSPTTKPDTSVLNRLIDAGVSPRIEESMSVVNNEILRRHFLELTTNFLAPFGPYLRTTTPSEGSSPFVDPPLLPPFHADEFVNGLAARGPGKFLSKRMRSNWLDLYRRFLEGPNFMPWFRQRRAAAEQGQQRLWRQARMNVDIEKLMSNMSELERIDSFNAVERYLVREMENPGKGSADSIGACQKLKVDLQAAFNVLPKDMQQLLLSNPKRAVLLQGSQEKALGANGIVTQTSL